Proteins encoded in a region of the Balaenoptera ricei isolate mBalRic1 chromosome 19, mBalRic1.hap2, whole genome shotgun sequence genome:
- the NUDT21 gene encoding cleavage and polyadenylation specificity factor subunit 5, whose protein sequence is MSVVPPNRSQTGWPRGVNQFGNKYIQQTKPLTLERTINLYPLTNYTFGTKEPLYEKDSSVAARFQRMREEFDKIGMRRTVEGVLIVHEHRLPHVLLLQLGTTFFKLPGGELNPGEDEVEGLKRLMTEILGRQDGVLQDWVIDDCIGNWWRPNFEPPQYPYIPAHITKPKEHKKLFLVQLQEKALFAVPKNYKLVAAPLFELYDNAPGYGPIISSLPQLLSRFNFIYN, encoded by the exons ATGTCCGTGGTGCCGCCCAATCGCTCGCAGACCGGCTGGCCCCGCGGGGTCAACCAGTTCGGCAACAAGTACATCCAGCAGACCAAGCCCCTCACCCTGGAGCGCACTATCAACCT GTACCCTCTTACCAATTACACTTTTGGTACAAAAGAGCCCCTCTATGAGAAGGACAGCTCCGTTGCAGCCAGATTTCAGCGGATGAGGGAGGAATTTGATAAAATTGGCATGAGGAGGACTGTAGAAGGGGTTTTGATTGTCCATGAGCACCGGCTACCCCATGTGTTACTGCTACAGCTGGGAACAACTTTCTTTAAACT ACCTGGTGGTGAGCTTAACCCAGGAGAAGATGAAGTTGAAGGACTAAAACGCTTAATGACAGag ATATTGGGTCGTCAAGATGGAGTCCTGCAAGACTGGGTTATTGATGACTGCATTGGTAACTGGTGGAGACCAAATTTTGAACCTCCTCAG tATCCATATATTCCTGCACATATTACAAAACCTAAGGAACATAAGAAGTTGTTTTTGGTTCAGCTTCAAGAGAAGG cCTTGTTTGCAGTCCCTAAAAATTACAAGCTGGTAGCTGCACCACTGTTTGAACTGTATGACAATGCACCTGGATATGGACCCATCATTTCTAGTCTCCCCCAGCTTTTGAGCAG GTTCAATTTTATATACAACTGA